Genomic segment of Maricaulis maris:
GCGACGGTTGCGAGGTCGTGCACGTCAAGCGCATGCAAAGCCGCAATGGCGATCGTGTTGAACAGGCAGAAGCCCATCGCGCGGTCCGGCTCGGCATGATGTCCGGGCGGCCGCGCCAGGACGAAGGCCGCGCCTCCGGCGTCTGCCACCACCCGGTCCACAGCTGCCACCGCACCGCCGACCGCGCCCAGCGCGGCGGCCGCCGAGCGGTCACAGACCAGCGTGTCCGGATCAAGCCCCACCCAGTCTCCCGGCCGGGCCGCCGCACAGGCGCTCAGCACCCGGTCAACATGTTCGGCGGTGTGAAAGCGCGCCACATCCGGCATGCCGCCCGCAGGCGCCTCGACCCAGTCACAGCCGGGCAGGCCAAGCAGCGCCTCACGCACCGCCTCATAGCGACCGGCATGTTCGGGGTGACCGGGCGGGACCGCGTGGAGGCGGCTGGAGGGACTGTCATGGATCGTGGTTTTCATGGTTCCAATGTGAAGCCTTCATGCCGCGCTTTCCAGCCCGCGTGTGTGCCCGGCCCGGCCGCGTCAGGCCGGCATCGCGGCGCCATTGTGGTGGACCGGCGTCGGCAGCAGCACGACGTCTTCCATGAACTGGCTGTAGTCGCAGAGGATTTCCTCGCCCGGATGGATGTCCCGACGGGCCTCGCCATTGCCATCGGCGCGAAAATCGAGGTTCGGCTCGCCGCTATGATTGAGGAAGCGGGCATGGTCGCCATCGAGCAGATAACCGTTCAGCCCGCGATCGAAATAGGCATAGCGCTGCATGTACTGGCGATAGACTTGCGGGCGCTCGACCAGCTGGGCTTCGGTGAGGATGAGGTCGACCGCCGGGTCGAGGACCCAGACCAGCGTCCCCGCCGGGATGAATTCGGACGCAAAAACGCCCAGCCCTTCCAGCGGGCTGGGGGCAAGATAGGTGTCCACGAGAAGCATGGATCTGTCACTCCGACCGGCCGCGTCGACGGCTGGCGATGGATCAGCGGCGGACCCCGAGACAGGCCGACCGCGGAGTG
This window contains:
- a CDS encoding SET domain-containing protein, which translates into the protein MLLVDTYLAPSPLEGLGVFASEFIPAGTLVWVLDPAVDLILTEAQLVERPQVYRQYMQRYAYFDRGLNGYLLDGDHARFLNHSGEPNLDFRADGNGEARRDIHPGEEILCDYSQFMEDVVLLPTPVHHNGAAMPA
- a CDS encoding histone deacetylase family protein, yielding MKTTIHDSPSSRLHAVPPGHPEHAGRYEAVREALLGLPGCDWVEAPAGGMPDVARFHTAEHVDRVLSACAAARPGDWVGLDPDTLVCDRSAAAALGAVGGAVAAVDRVVADAGGAAFVLARPPGHHAEPDRAMGFCLFNTIAIAALHALDVHDLATVAIVDIDVHHGNGTQCLAEQDDRVFFASLHQAPLYPGTGGEGETGLNGNVLNCPMPGGVTGAQWRARFETQVIPALQRVRPELVLVSAGFDAHADDPVGGWGLHSDDYAWAARQLAGIAREFSQSRLVSVLEGGYDCPALGRSAAAFVGALSEA